CGAGCGCTGCAACCGGCGCAGCGCGGCCGACGGTTCGAGCCCCAGCTCGCGCACGAGCATGCCGCGCAGCCGCTGGTAGACGTCGAGGGCCTCACCGCGCCGGCCGGAGCGGTGCAGGGCCAGCATGAACTGGCCGTGCAGGTTCTCGTGCGTGCGGTAGCGGCTCGCCAGCACGGTCAGCTCGGCCAGCAGTTCGCGGTGGCGCCCCAGCCGCAGGTCCGCCTCGATGCGCTGGTCGAGCGCGCACAGCCGGGTCTCCTCCAGCCGCCGGGTCTCCATGTCGAGCTGGACCCCGCCCTGTACGTCGGCGAAGGCGGGCCCGGACCACAGGGCGAGGGCCTCGCGCAGCAGCCGCGCCGCGCCGGGGAAGTCCCCGGCGTCCATCGCGCGGTAGCCGGTCCCGGCCAGCCGGTCGAACTCGCGGACGTCGCTGGTGCCGCCGTTGCTGTTGAGCAGGTAGCCGCCGGGCAGCGTCACGAGGACGTCCTTCGCGGTCCGGCCACCGGCGGCGCCCGCGACGCCGCCCTCCGGGTCCGGTTCGCGCTCCAGCGCCGTCGCGATCAGTGCGCGTAACTGGAGTACGTACGTCTGCAAGGTGGTCCGCGCGCTGCGCGGCGGTTCGCCCGCCCACAGCTCCTCGATCAGTGCCGACACCGGCACGACCTGGTCGGCATGGAGCGCGAGGAGCGCCAGGACCTGCCGGGGCTTGGGGGCGGTCGGCGTGATGGAGATTCCGTTCTCCCGCACGGCCAGTGCGCCCAGTACATCGATATCCACGCCGTACTCCCCTGTCCTTGGATGAGTCGCATCCTCAGTAGAAAACAGGACCGACGGTTTGTCAATACCATACCGGTTGCGCTGTTTTGCAGCCTAGCCGCGCCCTACTGACACTCAAGAACCCACTCTGACCTGGGGAGTTGTACGTCGATCCGCGCGCCGGAAGATGTTCAGCAGGCCTAGGCCCTGCCTCAACAGGGCCTACAGACCCGCCTCCTGAGGCCGCAAACCCAACCGCTTGGTCTGCTTCAGCGCCCCGCACCCGCACCCGTGCCGCCACCGGTGACCGCACCCCGCGCCACCCGCCCCGAAGTCCCCCCGGGCTCCCCGGACCCCCCGGTCCCCTCGGCCACCAGGTCCCCCAGCACCTCCCGCGCGGCGAGCCGCGGCAGCATCAGGGTCCAGAACCGGGTGAGGGTCTGCCGCGAGACCCAGTCCCGCTCACCGGCGCCCAGCACCTCCAGCCCCACCGTCGAGGCCACCACCGCGCTCGCGGCGTCCCGCGCCGACACCCCCTCGGCCAGGGCGCCCTCCCGCGCGGCGGACCGGAGCACCTCGTCCACCCACAGCTGCCACTGGCGCCTCAGATCCACTCCGCTGCCCCGCGAGGCGTCCGCGCACAGTCCGAATCCGGCCCGCACGACGATGTCCTCCGCGAGCAGGGCCATCAGCTCGTGCGTGGAATCCACCAGCACCTGGAGCCAGTTGCCGGCCGCCCCGGCCACCCCAGCAGCACCGCCCGCCCCGCCCGCCCCGGCCACAGCGGCCGCCCCGGCCGCCGCGGGCCCGTCATGCGGTCGCGGTCGCGGTCGCGGTCGCCCCACGGTGATCCGCCGCAACGCCTCCACGGCGCGGTCCTCCACGGCCTCGGCCAGCGCCGCCTTGCTCTCGAAATGGAAGTGCAGGCCGCCGGCGCTCACCCCGGCCCGCTTGCTGATCGTCGCGATCGACGCGGTGACGAATCCCTCTTCGGCGAACACCTCCGCGGCGCTGCGCACCAGAGTTTCACGCGTGCGGGCGGCACGTTCCTGTTTGGCCATGGAGTCTCCACAAACCGCCCTCGCGGTTTGCCCAAGGGAGTAAAAGATCTTCAGCCGACACAGTCGGCGGCCCCACTGGAGCGGCGCTCGCGCCCCGCCGGAGCGGGAAGGTGAACGGCGGCCGACCACCGCTCCAACCGGAGTCGGCCCGCGGCCGCCCGACAGCGCGGTCCGACACGCCGTCCCGGCCTACCGCCCGCCCGGAAACCCGACTCCCACACCGGCTCCCGCACCCGCACCCGCCGCCACACCCGCCGTTGCTCCCGCACCCGCGCCCGCCCCGGCCAGGGACTCCAGCTCCAGGGCCACCCGGCGCCCGCGGTCCGGCGCGATGTCCAGCCTGGAGAGCATCGCGGGCGTCGAGATGCTCGGGTAGATGTGCTGGTAGACCGAGGCCACCCGGTCCTCGATGTCCGCGCGGTCGTTGAGGGTCTGCGAGTAGATCTGCGCACCCGTCCAGCAGGCCGAGAGGATCCAGGCCGTCTCGGCGGGATCCACGTGCGGCAGCAGTTCGCCCTGCCGCTTCGCCTGGACCAGCAGTTCACGGGTGAACTCGATCCAGCCCGGCACCGATCCGCCCCCGAAGATCTCGCGCATCCCGGGCCCGAGCGAGAGCCTGGCCCCCGCGCTGAGCATCGGTTCGTGCTTCATCCGGTGGGCCAGCAGCATCGCCACGTCGACGAGTTCCTGCAGCTTGCTCTCTCTGGACGGCACACCGGCCTCGCCGAACTGCTCGTCGAGCACGCCCTGCGCCAGCTCCTGCTTCGAGGCGAAGTGGAAGTACAGGGCGCCCTTGGTGACGCCCGCGCGCGCGAGGATGTCCGCGATGGTGGCCGCGTCGTAGCCGCGCTCGTCGAAGACCGAGGCGGCCGCCTCCAAGATCGCGCGACGCGTACGGACCGCACGTTCCTGTCGTGCCACGGGTGCCTCCGTTGTCCAGGGTCGGTTCAGGCTGGTCCTGTGAACAGGATCCACCACCCCCGCTAAAACCAACCAGAAGGTCCGTATTTTATCAAGCAGACAACGGTTCACCCTTGATCCTCTCGGGGCCCGGAGCCCCGCCGGCCACACCTTCCCCCCGCACCTCGGGGACACTCCCTGTTCACCGGCCCGGGTCCGCTCCGCACCCGCCGCGGAGAACCCCGTCGCATCTGTGTCAGGTCGGGTGTGTCAGGTCGGCGGGCCGAGTGTGTCAAGTCGCCCCGGACCACGCACGCCGCGCCCCCCGCTACCGCGCCGCACCGAGGAACACCGGAAGCGACTCCAGCCCGTTGGAGATGAACGAGTCCACCGTGCGCAGCTCCTCCGGCCGGACGGCCAGTGAGAGGTCCGGGAACCGGTCGAAGAGCCGCTCGACCCCCACCCGGCATTCCAGCCGCGCCAGCGAGGCCCCCAGGCAGTGGTGCGTCCCGAACCCGAAGGACAGGTGGTCCCCGCGCGTGGCCCGGGTGATGTCGAAGCTCCCGGCGTCCGGCCCGTGCACCGCGGGGTCGCGCCCCGCCGAGCCGAAGGACACCACGATCGGATCGCCCTTCGGGATCACCACCCCGTCCGCCATCTCGATGTCCTCCACCGCGAAGCGCATCAGCCCGTACGTCGCCGGCGGTTCCAGCCGCAGCGTCTCCTCGACCACGTCGTCCCACTCGGCGCCCCCGCTCCGCACCAGCTCCAGCTGGCCGGGGTTGCCCAGCAGCGCGTGGACCGCCGAGCAGATGAGGTTCACCGAGGTCTCGTAGCCCGCGGTGAGCAGCAGGATCAGGTTGTCGATCAGCTCCTTCTCGCTGAGCCGCGAACCGTCGCCCTCGTCCCGCGCGTTGATGAGCACGGTGGTGATGTCGTCGCCGGGGTGCGCCCGCCGGTGGGCGAGCAGGTCGGTCATCGTGGCGTACATCAGCTCGCCGTTGGCCTGGGCGTCCTCGGCCGTGATGGTGGTGTCGAAGAACCCCTTGATGATCGTGTGCAGGGGCGCCCACGACCGCTCGGGTATCCCGAAGAGCTCGAAGACGATCCGGGTCGGCAGCTCGTGCCCGAAGGCCGTGCGCAGATCGACCACCGTGTCCGGCGGCAGTTCGGCGAGCCGGTCGAGCAGTTCGTCGGCGACCTCTTCGATCAGCGGCCGCATCCGGCCCACCCGCCGCGCGGTGAAGGCCGCCGCCACGGGCTTGCGCAGCCGGGTGTGCTCGGGCCCGTAGGCAGTGATCATGTTCTGTACGGAGACCCAGATGGCCAGCGGCCACTCCGCGCCGACCTCGCCGCTGATCCAGGCGGGCCAGTGCCGGTAGCCGTCCTTGGAGACCCGGGGGTCGACGAGCAGCGCGCGGATCGTGTCGCTCCCGCTCAGCACCCAGCCGGCCAGCCCGCCCGGCAGGATCACCCGCGTCGCGGGCCCCTGCTGATGGAGGTGCGCCACCTCGGCGTGGATGTCCGTTCCGGACAGGTCGAGCACGTAGGGGCACTGACGGTTCATCGGTGGCTCCAGAGGGTCGGCGGTGGATCGGCAATGAGGTGGTGACACATTGGCGACGGGGTGCGCAGGAAGCTCCACACCCTGTATTCCAAACCGCCCATCCGGTTTTGAACTCACCGGCGGCGGAGCCAAGTTTGGCATTGGGCACACGTGTACGCCACCACCGGCATGCCGCTCGACCTACACTTGACGGTGGCTTGAATTCCCCTCATGGCCCCGCACCCGCCAACACCCCGCCGGACCGGGGCATATGACCGGAAGACCAGCTCTCACTTGGGGCGGAACCCAGCCGTCACCGCCGACACCTTCCGACCGGAACTTCGCTGGTGAGACCCGCCCGACGAGCCGCCAAACCTGTCATCCGAGATGTTGACATTGGTACACGTGCGACATGCGGACACCTTTAGCACCTTGCAAACAAAACCGGAGAGTACGTATCTTGCGTCTCGCGTGCGCTGCCCATCCCATCCGTCGTACGGCTCTGTGGAGAGGTCCATGACGATGCTGACGATCCGGAAGAACCCCCCGGCCCGCCCCTTGGAGCCGACGGGAGCACCATGGACCCGCTGCAACGAGGCCCCCGCCCCCCAGCTGACCACCACGGTCCCCCGGGAGTACGTCCACCGCTCCTCGCTGGCCG
The window above is part of the Streptomyces sp. NBC_00536 genome. Proteins encoded here:
- a CDS encoding AfsR/SARP family transcriptional regulator, producing the protein MDIDVLGALAVRENGISITPTAPKPRQVLALLALHADQVVPVSALIEELWAGEPPRSARTTLQTYVLQLRALIATALEREPDPEGGVAGAAGGRTAKDVLVTLPGGYLLNSNGGTSDVREFDRLAGTGYRAMDAGDFPGAARLLREALALWSGPAFADVQGGVQLDMETRRLEETRLCALDQRIEADLRLGRHRELLAELTVLASRYRTHENLHGQFMLALHRSGRRGEALDVYQRLRGMLVRELGLEPSAALRRLQRSILMAGPESLAEATDAGGERLVRV
- a CDS encoding helix-turn-helix domain-containing protein codes for the protein MAKQERAARTRETLVRSAAEVFAEEGFVTASIATISKRAGVSAGGLHFHFESKAALAEAVEDRAVEALRRITVGRPRPRPRPHDGPAAAGAAAVAGAGGAGGAAGVAGAAGNWLQVLVDSTHELMALLAEDIVVRAGFGLCADASRGSGVDLRRQWQLWVDEVLRSAAREGALAEGVSARDAASAVVASTVGLEVLGAGERDWVSRQTLTRFWTLMLPRLAAREVLGDLVAEGTGGSGEPGGTSGRVARGAVTGGGTGAGAGR
- a CDS encoding ScbR family autoregulator-binding transcription factor; amino-acid sequence: MARQERAVRTRRAILEAAASVFDERGYDAATIADILARAGVTKGALYFHFASKQELAQGVLDEQFGEAGVPSRESKLQELVDVAMLLAHRMKHEPMLSAGARLSLGPGMREIFGGGSVPGWIEFTRELLVQAKRQGELLPHVDPAETAWILSACWTGAQIYSQTLNDRADIEDRVASVYQHIYPSISTPAMLSRLDIAPDRGRRVALELESLAGAGAGAGATAGVAAGAGAGAGVGVGFPGGR
- a CDS encoding cytochrome P450 family protein, giving the protein MNRQCPYVLDLSGTDIHAEVAHLHQQGPATRVILPGGLAGWVLSGSDTIRALLVDPRVSKDGYRHWPAWISGEVGAEWPLAIWVSVQNMITAYGPEHTRLRKPVAAAFTARRVGRMRPLIEEVADELLDRLAELPPDTVVDLRTAFGHELPTRIVFELFGIPERSWAPLHTIIKGFFDTTITAEDAQANGELMYATMTDLLAHRRAHPGDDITTVLINARDEGDGSRLSEKELIDNLILLLTAGYETSVNLICSAVHALLGNPGQLELVRSGGAEWDDVVEETLRLEPPATYGLMRFAVEDIEMADGVVIPKGDPIVVSFGSAGRDPAVHGPDAGSFDITRATRGDHLSFGFGTHHCLGASLARLECRVGVERLFDRFPDLSLAVRPEELRTVDSFISNGLESLPVFLGAAR